In one Dermacentor variabilis isolate Ectoservices chromosome 4, ASM5094787v1, whole genome shotgun sequence genomic region, the following are encoded:
- the LOC142578459 gene encoding uncharacterized protein LOC142578459 translates to MGTKTSTTRTVLLKLKASMKVEDLPHQIRVGGERFGHVDAECVKSYAAVTGPPVNDVAAEHLMDVAEAEDAAKGTGDMVSTETSSGTTILEVDGNAAEATEKPRAVSAARVGRGIRCTEKPAEDYQVVLPHLPTGASVLNTVFLHADVKARPYRVEHVRDSLARLSLLPEVVALGAYQMNHLWAVTFKDEEGKRKILEAEAFNVKDHRCMVIDPRDRGVRLKLYWLLHGVPDEDVRVALAPFGKVTEISRDKWKVKGCIDKGSTTRSVTLKLNVGLTVDDLPHQLRVAEDMALVFVPGRAPLCLRCRGIGHIRRECRVPRCGVCRRFGHDDSQCVRSYASVTGPLQRDVVSEHMMDAADAEEASREDNDVAKTPAKPLEPSPGAVQEANLGGEPLAAAPETKPETATCDAGVKAASASSSLPQEVGQEATDVEMLMTGSIAAKRAHEDTGNTGITTASGTGEPPTKASTTRRSMLKPKPNVPPGSRVAPKTPPP, encoded by the exons ATGGGAACCAAGACCTCAACCACCAGGACCGTCCTTCTCAAGCTGAAGGCCAGCATGAAGGTGGAAGACCTCCCCCATCAGATCCGCGTCGGTGGAGA acgtttcggccacgtcgacgctgaATGCGTGAAGTCCTATGCCGCTGTGACAGGCCCACCAGTGAATGATGTTGCGGCAGAGCACCTCATGGATGTGGCCGAGGCGGAGGACGCGGCTAAAGGAACCGGTGACATGGTGTCGACAGAGACAAGTAGTGGGACGACGATTCTGGAGGTAGACGGCAACGCGGCTGAGGCTACTGAGAAGCCGA GGGCGGTTTCAGCGGCCCGTGTGGGCCGTGGTATCAGGTGTACTGAAAAGCCGGCTGAAGACTACCAGGTTGTTCTGCCTCATCTGCCCACAGGTGCTTCTGTTTTAAACACCGTTTTTTTGCATGCCGATGTGAAAGCCAGGCCATATCGAGTGGAGCATGTCCGAGATAGCCTTGCACGTCTTTCGTTGCTGCCGGAAGTGGTTGCCCTCGGGGCATACCAAATGAATCACCTGTGGGCAGTGACGTTTAAGGACGAGGAAGGCAAGAGGAAGATATTAGAAGCTGAAGCGTTCAACGTTAAAGACCACCGCTGCATGGTCATCGACCCGCGCGATCGAGGTGTCCGACTGAAGCTATACTGGCTGCTTCATGGCGTACCGGACGAAGACGTGCGAGTGGCTTTGGCGCCGTTTGGAAAAGTGACGGAAATTAGCAGAGACAAGTGGAAGGTCAAGGGCTGCATTGACAAAGGATCAACCACCCGCTCGGTGACGCTGAAATTAAATGTGGGCCTTACTGTGGACGACCTACCACACCAACTGCGTGTTGCTGAGGATATGGCGCTCGTCTTCGTTCCTGGCAGAGCGCcgctctgcctccgatgccgtGGCATCGGACACATCCGGCGAGAGTGCCGCGTTCCACGATGTGGGGTCtgtcgtcgcttcggccacgaTGATTCCCAATGTGTGCGCTCTTATGCCAGCGTTACAGGCCCACTCCAAAGGGACGTAGTATCCGAACACATGATGGACGCCGCAGATGCCGAAGAAGCTAGCAGGGAGGACAACGACGTGGCAAAGACTCCTGCAAAGCCCCTTGAACCCTCCCCAGGAGCTGTGCAGGAAGCGAACCTGGGGGGTGAGCCCTTGGCTGCAGCCCCGGAAACGAAGCCAGAGACTGCAACATGCGACGCAGGCGTGAAGGCAGCAAGCGCGTCATCGTCACTGCCGCAAGAAGTCGGCCAGGAAGCAACGGACGTCGAGATGCTTATGACCGGAAGCATCGCTGCAAAGCGTGCTCACGAAGACACTGGCAATACAGGAATAACTACAGCGTCAGGCACCGGCGAACCTCCAACGAAGGCATCGACTACGCGGAGGTCTATGCTTAAACCGAAGCCGAACGTGCCGCCTGGCAGTAGGGTGGCCCCTAAAACGCCTCCGCCCTAG